In Mycobacterium branderi, the DNA window GTAGATGATCGAGCCGTCTTTGGTGTAGAACTGGCCGGTCAGCACCTTGTTGCCGATGAAGATCTGGTCGGCGATCGTCCTCAGCGCACGCAACACCATCGTCGGGTCGTTGAGGTACCGGGAGATGCTGTAAACATCTTGTGTTGCAAGGTTTCCGGTGGGAAAACCAGGCGGTTCGAGGATTGGCATCTGAACCTATCCCTTTCTGTGAACAGCTGCGGCGCAGCGGGTTTCGGGGTTGAAAAAACCCCGGCCCACTGCGGGATCCGGGGTGCGCGTGGCTTGCTGGAGTGTGCGGTTAGATCTCGGCGAGCCGGACGACGACCTGGCCGCCAGCCGGGGCGCTCCAGGCGTGGCCGACGACCTGGTCGTAGGTGGTGCCGTCGCCGAGGTCGGCGACACCGCCATTGGCGGCCGCCACCACGGGGTCACCGGCGCTGATCGCGCCGCTGGCCGCCAGCAGGTGCACGCCACCGAAGTACACACTCACCGGCTGCCCCGAGGCGACGGTCTGCGCGGCGACACCGACAGCGGCCGAGGTCGCGGCCGACGTCGGCGACACGGTCGGAGTCACCCCACCGCCGCTGAGCGTGCCGCCTGTGATGGCCACCAGTTGGCCCGCGGTGATGTTGGCGCCGGCAACGCAGGAAACCTGGTTGCCGCCGGTGTAGAGCGGGACGTAATCCTGTCCAGCCATGTCAGTTCACGCTGCCTTTCTTGGTGGGGATGCCCAGCGACGCCATGATCCGGTCGTGCACATAGTCTTTGGCCTGCTGCTCGGGGTCGGGGGCTCCTTCGGAGCCGACATGGCCCTGCACGCCGGTGTGCCCGATCTCGCTGGTGGGAATCAGCCCGGCCGCCAGCGACGCGAGTACCTGCTTGGTGCCCTCACGGTCGGCCTTGAGCGCGGCCAGCCAGTGGTCCTTGCGGGCCGGCGCGATCTTGCCCTGGCCGATGGCGGCCATGACGGTGCGCTCGTCGTCCTCCGCAATCTGGCGTGCGCGCGCTTCGACGCCCTGCTGCGCGGCTGCTTTCAGCTCGTCGAGCTGCGCCTGCTCGATCTGCACCAGCCCGTTGACGACACCACCGGAAGCGGCGACCTGCTCAGGCTGTGTGCCTTCTTCGGGCGGCTCCTGTTGCGGCTCGGGCTCTTTCAGCTCCGCGATCTTGGCCAGGATGGTTTCCTCGTCGGCCGACGCGTCGACACCGAGCGCCTCCGCGAGCTTTTCAGGAAGTGCCACGATGGGGCCCCTTTCTGTGTCGGAAGCCTCCGAGGCTTCGATCTTGATGCCAAACTTCTTCGCCGCAGTCTTGATGCGGTCCTTGATTTGCGCCAATTCCTCTGGGCTGTAGCCCTTTTGGTTCTTGGGCATGTTGATGTACGACCATGCGGCCCGAACGTGTTCTTCGGTGTCGATCGGGTATTTGCCGTTCTTGGGGTCCGCGTACTTGACGTCGCCGTACGGCTTCGGGTTGTCGGCGGCTTCGACGCTTCCTGTCGGGGTGAACGTCTGCGGGTCGGAATGCGGTCCTTCGCCGACGATCAGCTCGATCGCTTTGCCGCCGACCTGTCCGGCCGCGGCGATGTCGTACAGCCGGGCCACGTCTTGGAGGCTTTGCAGCGATTCCACGCCTGGCCGCGTGGCGCCGAGCAGCGCCAGCCCGGTCAGCACGAACTCGTGGGAGCTGCCGTCGGGGGCGGTGTAGTCGTAGAGGCCCTCGATCGACCGGGATGGGTACGCGGACGGCAGGATCTCGGCCAGCCACTCCGGGACGCCGACCATGTCGCCGATCAGCGCCTGCCCATCCGCAGAGGCCCGCAGGTTGTCGAGCCAACCCACGGCCGGGTCGCCGGAGAAGCGGGGATCGTTGTGTCCCAGCCGGATTACCGGCTTACGCAGAATGCCCTTGGCGTGGGCGTCGATCGCGGCCGCGATCTCGGCCGGGGTGCATTCCCACTCCCCTGTCGACAGATTCCACTTGCCCGTCCGCATCAGCTCAACACCGGGGACGGTGACCAGGTTCACCACAGTGTGAGTTCTCCTTCGGGATGAATCGTCAACCGCCGCGTCCGGCCGGCCGATGCGTTGGCAGCGCCCTTGTAGGGCAGCGCGGGCAGCGCTGTCTGCACAGGCTCGGTGTCGGCGGGCGGTTCGGGCTCGTCGACCGTTTTCGGGAACTGCGCGTTGTTCTGCTCTTGCAGTTCGGGATCCGCGGCGGGCAGCCCCATCTGCTGGCGTTCGAACGCCTCTAACGCCGGATCCGGCGTCAGCAGGCCGGAGTTGACGAGCATCTGCAGCGCGGCCGCGGTGGCGTCCTGGCGCGAGCCGATCTCGTCGACGACCAGCATCGGGCACGCTTCGTCTTCGCCGAAGTTCGCGTCGACCAGGTCTTCGACGACGTGCGCCTGGGCGGTGTCGCGGATCGTCTCTGCGACCTGCTGCACACCCTGGGTGAACGTCGACTCCTGCACGCTGGCCAGGGCATACGAGCCGCCGCGGTCCAAGTTCAGGAAGTGCGCCAGCGCGGCGAGCGCCATCTGCTTGTCGTGATACTCGATCGCCTGCCGGACGTAGCCGGACGGCAGGGTGCCGTTGACGCCCTTCAGCTCGAACTCGGTGCCGAACGGCAAAGCGACACCGGCGCTGTTGCCGCCCCGGTACTGGCGCGCGATGTCGAGGTAGGGCTGCAGGTCGGCGCTGCCGACGCTGGCCTCCGACACCGACTCGGGCGCGGTCACCACCGGCACACCGACACCGTTGCGGCGCGCCGCGGTGGCTTCGATGCGGATCAACTCGTCTTTGAGCAGCCAGTGCTTGTACGCCGGGCGTAGCAGGCTGTTGCCGATCCACTGGCCGGGGTCTGGGTCACGCACGTATACGACGAGCCGCGACACCGGGATCTGTAGCTGCAGACCGGACATGCCGCCCTGCGTGGTGCCGTACGGGGCGCCGAACGACGTGCCGGGCGGGAACTGCGTGATACCGACCAGACCGCCGTCCAACGCGACGTCCCAATAGGCGATAGTCGACGACGGTCGGGGCGCGAGCTTACGCAGGTACGCGTGGCCGTCGTCGCCAATCCGGTACACCTGCTCGAACACCTGGTGCCCGAACAGCAGGTGGCGAAGCGCCAACTGCAGGTGCTTGTGCCACGAGAAGCGGTCGCGGGTGCGCGGTTTCGGCTTCGAGTCGTCGCCGCCGATGACCGGCAGCCCGAGATTGGTGGCGACGAACTCGGTTACCTCATCGGATGCGCCGTTGGGGTCGACGCGCCACGGCGTGCGCATGATGGGCAGCGCGATCGCGTAGTAGACGCTGGCGATGCGGGAGTCCTCGCGCCACATTCGCGTGTAGGTGCGCACACTGTTGGGCCACAACAGCTCCGGCACCTGCTCGAACTGGTCCCACTGGCTGAACGCCGACAGCATCCCCGGAAACGGGTTCGCAAACCCCGTCTCGGCGACCGGGACCGGCGTTTTCGTCTTGTGGCCGGCCGACCGCCGCGGCAGACGCTTGGCAGCGACACCTAAATGCGCGCCGGCTGCGCGGACGGCGGGGACATTGCGCGTTTGCGGCGCCAAAATCCCCTCCTCGGGTCGATTTTCGGGTCAGAAAGCCGCTGTCATCGCGTCAAATTCGCGCTCAAACACGCCTTCCGACGACGTTTCAGGCTTGTCCAACAGCGGCGGCGCGGAGCGTTTCGGCGGCTTGGCGAAGGCCAGCAGCCCCCAATGGGCGAGGGTGACGGCCATCAGCTGCACGATCGAGCCGCCTGGAGGCTTGTCCCAGGCGAAACGGCCACCTGGAAGGTCGCGTTTCACCGCTGAAACCACCGACGAATCGAGTGCCTCCTGGCCCGGATGGCTGACTTGGGCCGCAAGCGCCGCCTCGAGGAAGCCCTCGCAGCCCATCGCCAGCTCCGACGCGTTGGTCAGATGCGGGTCAATACCCGCCTCGGCGAGGTACGGCTTGAGCACGGCCGCCGGCGAACGCTGGTCGATCACCAGCGCCACTGGGTCGGCTTCGGTGACGACGTCGACCAGGCGCTCGGCGACGTCGGTCGGCGAGCCGAGCCCGGTCCATCCGAGCTCGACGTGCACGCCGCCGCCGCGAAGGTGCTGCGCGCCAGCTATCGCCCACGTCTTGCTCACGGGGTCGCGATCGACTCCGATGGTCTGGGGGAACGGATTCGCAACCGCCGGCGCGCGGTCGGTCAGTCTGTGCCACAGGTCCGCTCCGATGGGCGGCTGCAGCGTGTCTGCCAGCGTCGGCCAGTCGCCGATGCCCAGGCGTTCGACGAGGAAGATTTTCGGGGTGTGGATGAGCGCCTGGTACTCGTCCTCGATGTACTCGGGCGTGATCCGGTAGCCCATGCCGGGATTCGCCTGCGCCCGGTTGCGGGGGTCAGCCGGGTCGGCGCCGTCCTCGCACGAAAACTCCGCGTAGCACAGGCGCGGGCTGCTGCGCGCCAGCGCCCGTTTGCGCACGCTGGCGAACACGTAGCCCTTGTCGTGGATCTCCTGATCCACCGCGCTGCCCATGTACCACAGCTGCGGGTTCGGCCTGGCGGCCAGTGTCGGCATCAGCGCACCGATCGATGCCGACTCAAGGATCATCGCCTCGTCGAGAATGACGCAATCACCGGACAGGCCGCGGCCGCCGCCCTTGGTGCGCGTCTTGAACTTCACACGCTGACCGGTGGCGAGCTCGAAGCCCTCCTTGCCGTTCGACCGACTGGTGGTGAACTTCTCACCCGAGGCGTCCAGCCACTGCTCAAGGCGGCGCATCGTTTCCATCGCCGTGTCGAACAGGTGCGCCGAGTAGACGATCAGTTCCTCGTCCAATACGAACAGCCCGGCCAGCATCCGCGCCTCCGCGACGGCCGATTTGCCGTTCTGCCGCGGTACGCACAGGCCGACCTCGAACGCCGACCAGCTGCCCCCCGGCAGCTCGCCAAGGCTGTGCTCGAGGATGAGCTGTTGCCACGGATCGAGGATCAGGCCGACTGAGGCGGCGAACTCGATAGCCTCAGCTGCGGCGCTTGTCACCGCCGGCGGCGTCACCAGAATCCGCGGGGTCTGGTCGCCCAGCAGCGGCTTTTCTCTGACGCTCAGCGCGTTTCCGGGCAAGTTCGTCTCGCTTTGAGGTCTGCGGCTTCTTGATGGCCTCGATCTGCGCCAGAACATCGCTCAAACGGGCCGCCAGCGCCGCGACGTCGCGTGGTTGCTCGCAGACGTCGATTTCACGGGCCAAGCGGTTACGCAGAGCGCGTAAAGTCGCAGCGTGATCGCCTTTTCCGGCCACACCAGCCAGTGTTTGCTGGCACTTTGCTAGGGATGGCCGTTTCTCCCCACTGGCCACGGTCACCCTCCTGTTTTCGCATGTCGGGGAGAGAAATTCGTGACGGGATGGCGGTCGCTGCGACCACCCCCGCCCTCGATTTTTTTGCCGGGGTGGTATCTGCGCTGGTACGCGCCTTGTTGGCGTTCGCTAGCCGGTTACCATGGCCACTGCAGTGCTCGCGGCCCGATGTCGACCAGCTCCCGGTTTGCTCGTTTGCCGGTCAGCGCTGGTCGCAGGTGGTCGCGGCTGCCGTCTCCGCGTTCGCTGTTGCAGGGACCATGGAGTAGGCGGTCGGCCAGCTTGCCGCCGGTTGCGCGTGGGACGCTGTGGTCGCCGGCGAGACCTTGCGATAGGTACATGGGTTCGCCGCACCACCAGCAGGGTGTGCCGTCGATGTGCTGGCGTTTGAGGTGGGCGACTTGCTGTTTATGTCGGTGGCCCAGGCCGCGCTGGGTGGTGGTCTTGGTGTGGCGGCCGGGCATTGGCGCGCTAGGCGTCTGCGGCCAGCGGGGCCGCTGCGGCGGTGTCTGGTGTGACGTGGATGGTGAGGCTGCCGTCGTCGTTGTGGGTGACTGTGGTGCTGACCGGCAACCGTTCTGTGCGGTCGAGTGCGTCGGCGATGCGTTCTGCGAATTGCATGCCTTCGGCGACGGTGTAGATCTTGGATGCTGCTGCGCGTGTGGGCAGGAAGTCTTTGGGCAGGAACGCTCGTAGCTGTTCGGCCAGCGGGTTCGGTGCGGTCATTGGTGTGGGCACTCCGGGTTGATCTGCGTGAGGGTGCGGATTGCCAGGCGGCTGAGGTGGGCTTTCATGTCGTGGTCGACGGTGAGCGAGTAGAGGCGTTCGCCGCAGCGTTCGCAGTAGACGTTGGCGATTTTGTAGCCTTCGGCGTCTGCGGCGTGTTTGTCGTCGCGGTGGCCGATGGTGTAGCCGCGGCGTTCGAGTAGGTGGACGATGGATTCGCCGACGCCGGCCGCGAGTTGGTTGATGCGGTCGCGGGTTTCGGTGGTCTGGTTGAACTGGCTGAAGTGCATCAGTCGGCGTGGGCGGCCGTCTGGGTGTGGGAGGCTGTGGAGGCTTTCGGCGATGAGTTTGGCGGCGTCTGGGCGTGGCATGGCGTGGCTAGGCTCCCTATAGGAAAAGGGCCGATCAATAGGTGTTTAACCGCTTGACACTTGCGGTGTTTAGCGACTAAACTTTAGGCTTATGCGTGCTCGGGAAGTCAACCGGAAAATCGAAAAGCTCGGCGGCGTGCACATCCGCACCGTCGGATCGCACAAGCGTTACCGCGTCACCCGCGGCGAAATCACCGCGAGCACTGCGGTCCCGCAACACCCCGGCGACATTCCCACCGGAACACTGCACAAGATCGAACGCGACCTAGAACCGGCGCTTGGGAAAGGATGGCTGCTGAAATGACCTACAGCGTTCACGTCACCCGCGAGGGCGACGCGTGGCTGGCCGACGTGCCCGCCGTCGCTGGCGCGCACACCTTCGCCCACTCACTGGCTGGACTCGCCAAATCGGTACGCGAGGTCATCATCCTGATGGACGATCTTCCGGATGACGCCGATGTGGAGCTCGATTTTCATTACGACGTCGACGATGAGTCGGTGCTCGATGCCGAGCGTCTGCGCCGAATGCGCGAAGAGATCGAGCGCCAAGAGGCCGAATTGGTCTCGGAAACGGGACGCGTAGCATCCGCGCTGTCGCGCAAGTATTCGGTGAGAGACACGGCCGCGATGCTCGGTGTTACCGCTGGGCGAGTGTCCCAGCTGGCGAACGCTGGGAAGTGAAACGGCAGAGCGCCTTGGTGCGGGCATAGGTCGTCCGCCTGCAATCTGGTTCCAAAGGTAAGTCACACGCGTGTGATTTCGCAACTTTCATGCTGGTTTGTTCTCGCGTGTCGCCTCGATGAGCGCGTAGACGTCGGCCAGCCAGTACATCGGCTCGTCGCTGTCGTTTTGGCGCTGCGGTAGCCGCACACCGGCGCGGGTTTGGTAGCTGCGCGGTTTGAGCCAGCCGCGTTTGCACCAGGAGTAGAACGTGGATCGCGACAGTTTGTCGCCGAGCTGCTCGAGCGCGCCCGGGAGGTCGCTGACGCGGCTGCCGACGATCTGCACCGCCGATAGCGGCTCGTAGAGCAGGTGGTTGCGCAGCAGCTCAATCAGATGGTCGACCTGGTGCAGCGTGCCGCAGGTTGGGCATCGGACTTCGGTTGCGTCGCGTGGCGCGACGAGTTGCATGCGCAGGCTTGGCGCCTGGTGACCAGGTGTGGGCATGGGCCGAGGAAGCGTGGGGGTTTGGGCCGGTTGATGCGGTATTCGATGTCGTCGATGAGTTTCTGGATTTCGCGGTAGCACCGGCCGGCGTCTTGGTGTGCTGCGATCGCGGTGACGTTGTCGGCGAGTGTGCGGGCCATCTGGACGGCGGTGGTCACGGCTGGTCCTTTCCTAGGATGGCGAGTGTTTCGGCGTTGCGGTTCACGATTTCGACCCAGCGGGCGAGCATTGCGTGCGCTTCGTTGAGCAGGTCGGATGCGGTCTTGTTGAACGGCAGCGGTGTCGTGTAGTCGGTGGAGTGGCGTACTGAGACGCCGAGCCGGGTTTGGCCGAGTGCGGCGTCGGTGAGGTATTGCAGCCAGCTTGCGCCGCGGTGACCGGATGGGAGCTCTTGGCCTTCGACGAGGCCGCGGAGCATGTCGCGCAGGTCGCTGGTGCAGCTCTGGCAGAGGAAAAGCTGTGCGCGGCAGCCGCAGTGCTGGCATTCGCTCATCGAAACCCCTCCTCGGTGTAGCCGAGGAAACTCAAGCCGGGCGCGAACTCAGGGAAGCGGGTAAGCGTCATATCGGTGACGCCGGTTTCCTCGTCGGTTTCGACGTTGGCCACGGTTCCTGTGATGATGCGGCCGCGGACGTCCACGAAGCTGACACGTGAACCCCGCTGCGGAATCTGCGCAATTGCGCGGCGCTGGTTTTGCGGCACCACGGGATGGGTTACCACGCCGGGCGCTGTCAGCGGCTCCCATGTGCCGCCGATGCTGGGCGCAAAGTCGGCCAGGACGTCGACGACGTTGCCGTTGCGGCGGAGGTGTTCGGCTTTGAACGTCTGCGATGCGTCGCCGACCACCACCGTGAACTCGAATCGCTCCATGTCTTCGGTGATTTCGGCGTTGTCGGGGAGCGTGGTTCGCCACCAGCGGCGGTTCACGTTGAGCTGGAGTTCGGGCGTCAGCGCCAGACGGTAGCCGCTGAGCAGGTCGTGGATGGCTCGTCGGTGCGCGAGGGCGATGTCCCGCTGGATCCACTGCTCGAGCCACTCGAGGCCCGGTGGTATTTCGGCCGGCATGGGTCCGATGAAGTCTGAGCCTTGGCAGAGCACGCGGCTGGTGTCGGTGTCGGCGCGGTAGTCCTCGTCGTAGATCCCATTGGCGTACATCGCGGCGATGCGTTCGGTGATGGGCAGGCCGTGCCAGTGGCGGTCGCAGTGCGGGCAGCGCGGGTAGGTCGGGTCGCCGAAGTCGTAGCCGACGCGTGGTTCGCCATCGGCCATCTGCTCGTCGACGAGCCGGTCAATCTCGTCGAGGATCCGGTCAGCGTCGCGGATCGTCATCGCTGCGGCCGCTTTCCGATGGCGGCTTTGTGCTTGAGCTGGCGTTGGGCGTCGGCGTATCGCCGGGCGCGTTTGCGTTCGGGCACGTAGACGCCTGCGCAGACGACGGTTTCGAGTTGCTCGGACAGCGTGTACCAGGCGCATTGGGCGATGACCGGGCAGCCGTCGCAGATGGCTTGCATTGCCGCCATTTCGGCCGCGTGTGGCTCGCTGGCGGGCGTCCAGGCGGGGTGTGGCCGGCAGGCGGCGTGCTCGGTCCAGGCCAGCAGTGTGGCGCTCATCTGGCCTCCAGTTTGTCGAGCATGGCTTTGAGGCTGGCGATGGCTTTGTCCCAATCGAATTGGGGCTGGTCGCGTTGGTGGCGTTCGCGGGTGGCTTTGGCCGAGTTTCGGCGGGCGTTGGCGATCTGCTGAGCGGAGTGTCGAAAAGTCACTTGGCGCTGCCTTTCGCGAGTGCTGCCCGGACTGCGGCGATGCCGGCTTTGGTGGTTTCGGTTCGGTCGATGTGGTCGCAGACGTGGGCGCCGCGGTAGCCGTTGTCGTCGCAGAGATCGCAGTCGGTGATGGCGAGTTGTCGGTCGACGGCGAGTTGTGCTCGGCGGCTGGCTTCTTCGCGGGCTGCGGCTTGCTGGGCGCGTTTTTGCTCGATGTCGGCGTTGGCTAGCCAGCGGTCGTGTCGCTGCCGGTGCTCCTTGCAGGCGCCGCACGGGTCGAGGTGCCGCCGGGCATGTGCTTTGGGCAGTGTCGGGGTGGGGGGTCGTTCGAGTCGGGTGGCGGTTCGTTGTCGGCGTTGGGTTCGCGCTCGCGCAACGAGAACTACCCAAGGTAACTGATCCATATCCAGATCCATATCCCTGGGGTTCCGTTGGGGTTTCGGAACCGTTCAACCGTTCAGGAACCGTTGCCGGAACCGTTTGCGGGAGGGTTTCGGAAGGGTTCGGCAGGGTTTCGGAACCGTTCAGTTGAGGTTCATCAAAATCGGGCTCAAAACCGGGTGGATCGATCGCGTCTGCAACCTGGTCAGCGTCAGCCTTATGCAGCCGGCGCAGCTCGCCAGCGAGCTCGTGACGCAGCTTCTCCGACGCCACCATGCGGGCGCAGCGCAACGCGTTCTTGAGAATGTTCGGATACCGCGCAACGTCGCAGTGCCGCATATACGAGCGAACGAACAACTCGTCGGTGTCCTCGTCGACGAACACAAACCTGTGCTGCTCGAGCACCTTCAGATCCGCGCACAGATCCTCAGCGGTTAGGTCGTTGCAGCCCTTCGCCCACTTCGCGACCTGCAGCGGCTGTATGCCGGCGCGGTCGAGCTCCTTCTGACTGATCAACTGCACATAGGTGGCCTGCGCGGTGCGCGGCAGCAGGCGCCAATCCTTGTCGCGCCAGATCGACTCCTTCAGCATCCCAGCCGAGTTAGCCACAGACTCCCTCCATCTCTTCGTCGTCGCCAGGCTCGTATCCCGG includes these proteins:
- a CDS encoding capsid cement protein — its product is MAGQDYVPLYTGGNQVSCVAGANITAGQLVAITGGTLSGGGVTPTVSPTSAATSAAVGVAAQTVASGQPVSVYFGGVHLLAASGAISAGDPVVAAANGGVADLGDGTTYDQVVGHAWSAPAGGQVVVRLAEI
- a CDS encoding DUF6582 domain-containing protein, yielding MVNLVTVPGVELMRTGKWNLSTGEWECTPAEIAAAIDAHAKGILRKPVIRLGHNDPRFSGDPAVGWLDNLRASADGQALIGDMVGVPEWLAEILPSAYPSRSIEGLYDYTAPDGSSHEFVLTGLALLGATRPGVESLQSLQDVARLYDIAAAGQVGGKAIELIVGEGPHSDPQTFTPTGSVEAADNPKPYGDVKYADPKNGKYPIDTEEHVRAAWSYINMPKNQKGYSPEELAQIKDRIKTAAKKFGIKIEASEASDTERGPIVALPEKLAEALGVDASADEETILAKIAELKEPEPQQEPPEEGTQPEQVAASGGVVNGLVQIEQAQLDELKAAAQQGVEARARQIAEDDERTVMAAIGQGKIAPARKDHWLAALKADREGTKQVLASLAAGLIPTSEIGHTGVQGHVGSEGAPDPEQQAKDYVHDRIMASLGIPTKKGSVN
- a CDS encoding phage portal protein family protein, which produces MLSAFSQWDQFEQVPELLWPNSVRTYTRMWREDSRIASVYYAIALPIMRTPWRVDPNGASDEVTEFVATNLGLPVIGGDDSKPKPRTRDRFSWHKHLQLALRHLLFGHQVFEQVYRIGDDGHAYLRKLAPRPSSTIAYWDVALDGGLVGITQFPPGTSFGAPYGTTQGGMSGLQLQIPVSRLVVYVRDPDPGQWIGNSLLRPAYKHWLLKDELIRIEATAARRNGVGVPVVTAPESVSEASVGSADLQPYLDIARQYRGGNSAGVALPFGTEFELKGVNGTLPSGYVRQAIEYHDKQMALAALAHFLNLDRGGSYALASVQESTFTQGVQQVAETIRDTAQAHVVEDLVDANFGEDEACPMLVVDEIGSRQDATAAALQMLVNSGLLTPDPALEAFERQQMGLPAADPELQEQNNAQFPKTVDEPEPPADTEPVQTALPALPYKGAANASAGRTRRLTIHPEGELTLW
- a CDS encoding type II toxin-antitoxin system HicA family toxin; the encoded protein is MRAREVNRKIEKLGGVHIRTVGSHKRYRVTRGEITASTAVPQHPGDIPTGTLHKIERDLEPALGKGWLLK
- a CDS encoding nucleoside/nucleotide kinase family protein, with translation MTYSVHVTREGDAWLADVPAVAGAHTFAHSLAGLAKSVREVIILMDDLPDDADVELDFHYDVDDESVLDAERLRRMREEIERQEAELVSETGRVASALSRKYSVRDTAAMLGVTAGRVSQLANAGK
- a CDS encoding WhiB family transcriptional regulator; this translates as MSATLLAWTEHAACRPHPAWTPASEPHAAEMAAMQAICDGCPVIAQCAWYTLSEQLETVVCAGVYVPERKRARRYADAQRQLKHKAAIGKRPQR